DNA from Salvelinus sp. IW2-2015 linkage group LG2, ASM291031v2, whole genome shotgun sequence:
NNNNNNNNNNNNNNNNNNNNNNNNNNNNNNNNNNNNNNNNNNNNNNNNNNNNNNNNNNNNNNNNNNNNNNNNNNNNNNNNNNNNNNNNNNNNNNNNNNNNNNNNNNNNNNNNNNNNNNNNNNNNNNNNNNNNNNNNNNNNNNNNNNNNNNNNNNNNNNNNNNNNNNNNNNNNNNNNNNNNNNNNNNNNNNNNNNNNNNNNNNNNNNNNNNNNNNNNNNNNNNNNNNNNNNNNNNNNNNNNNNNNNNNNNNNNNNNNNNNNNNNNNNNNNNNNNNNNNNNNNNNNNNNNNNNNNNNNNNNNNNNNNNNNNNNNNNNNNNNNNNNNNNNNNNNNNNNNNNNNNNNNNNNNNNNNNNNNNCACGGAAGAAGCGCATCTTGCATGTGCCCCCCAAATTAAACATTGCGTACTATCGTCTGAAGGTTTGCAAAAGTTGCAACCTATGAGACTACGTTGGTTCCAATCAGCCGCTACtggtagactcgtcaacagagatgttagcatgttccagagatttctgtaagtctttagctgacactaggattcttcttaacctcattgagcattctgcgctgtgctcttgcagtcatttttgcaggatggccactcctagggagagtagcaacagtgctgacctttgcttcttgtgaatagcaaactccaattttgttagagctgccttgccctattaaaaaataaataaaaaaaataaacactagTCCATCTCGATTGGACTCAATTTGCTTtttgagaagtcattagcctaggggttcacatactttttccaaccttcACTGTGAATGttaaaattatgtattcaatatagacaaggaaaatacaataatttgtgtgttagtttaagcacactatgtttgtctattgttgtgacttagatgagaTCAAATGTGATGACCAATTTAATCAGATATccaggtcattccaaagggttcacatactttttcttgccattgtAGATGTCATGTTATGTTCTCGATAATGAAACATCACCAAGTGAAATAAAATTGATAAGATAATCTTAATagacattaaataaaaaaatggttgTTCAGAAATCATAAATTTTCATGTTGCTCTGATGAAATGAACCAAATATTTCACAATCATTACCACTACTGATATTCACATAGAATAATTACAAGTATCATATTTCTCAGTTTCAATGACCTGCAGACTTCAGACACCCCTCTCRCTTATGCACATGTGACTaaatgtcacgttcgttgtaaggaggagaccaaggcgcagcgtgatatgaatacattcttcttttaatgaagaaaaaacacttaacaaagtaacaaaacgaacgtgaagctatataaaacgagtgctgacaggcaactacacatagacaagaacacaccaaaccaaaagggaaaatggcaaactaaatatgatccccaatcagagacaacaataaacagctgcctctgattgggaaccaattcaggccaccatagacctacatatacctAGGCATACCAAaacccatagatatacaaaaaatactagacaatacaaaaacaagcatacccaccctcgtcacaccctgacctaaccaaaataataaagaaaacatagataactaaggtcagggtgtgacagtaccccccccccaaaggtgcggactcccgaccgcaaacctgaacttataggggatGGTCCGGGTGGGCacctaccctcggtggcggctctggttctggacgccgccccccatctttacactgatccctccgcctttgtagatcCGGACTGTGGATCATCGCCCCGaaaggggcgggggagggccttataagctcGCGGAATTAGTTAACAATGGTCtatagtgtttttccagcctaggtagcacaatcgatattgctgatagaatttagggagttttgtttttagattagccttgtttaaatccccagctacgatgaatgcagcccctcagggtgtgtggtttccagtttacaaagagtcagataaagttcgttcagggccatcgatggtctgcttgggggaatatacggctgtgattatgattgaggaattcccttggtagaaatcgcggtcgacattgattgtgaggagttcagATCAGtgggtgaacagaatgacttgagttcctgtgttgttatgatgatcacaccattctcgttaatcataggcataccccccgcccctttcttacggaaagatgttgtttctgtcggccgatgcatgaagaaaaccagctggctgcacccgactccgttagcgtcccttgagttagccatgttccgtgaagcaggcacgttgcaatccctgatgtctctctggaattgctacccgtgctcggatttcatcaacacttcattgtcaagagactggacattggcgagtagttatgctaggagtggagcgcgatgtgcccgtctccgaagccttgACCACGAGAcacgcctcgttttcccctttttcggccgtcgcacagggtcgccggctgggatcagatccattgtatgggtggaaggcaaaacccTGACTCCGTTTCGGGGAAAGTCATAATTCCTGGtcaggaacgatgatgagttgacgcttaatcgtatattcagtagttcctccgactgtatgtaatgaaacctaagtttacctggggtaccgatgtaagaaataacacgttaaaaaaacaaaatactgcatattttccaaggaacgcgaagcgaggcggccaatCTCTTTCGGGCGCGCGGAAGCTGTTGTCNNNNNNNNNNNNNNNNNNNNNNNNNNNNNNNNNNNNNNNNNNNNNNNNNNNNNNNNNNNNNNNNNNNNNNNNNNNNNNNNNNNNNNNNNNNNNNNNNNNNNNNNNNNNNNNNNNNNNNNNNNNNNNNNNNNNNNNNNNNNNNNNNNNNNNNNNNNNNNNNNNNNNNNNNNNNNNNNNNNNNNNNNNNNNNNNNNNNNNNNNNNNNNNNNNNNNNNNNNNNNNNNNNNNNNNNNNNNNNNNNNNNNNNNNNNNNNNNNNNNNNNNNNNNNNNNNNNNNNNNNNNNNNNNNNNNNNNNNNNNNNNNNNNNNNNNNNNNNNNNNNNNNNNNNNNNNNNNNNNNNNNNNNNNNNNNNNNNNNNNNNNNNNNNNNNNNNNNNNNNNNNNNNNNNNNNNNNNNNNNNNNNNNNNNNNNNNNNNNNNNNNNNNNNNNNNNNNNNNNNNNNNNNNNNNNNNNNNNNNNNNNNNNNNNNNNNNNNNNNNNNNNNNNNNNNNNNNNNNNNNNNNNNNNNNNNNNNNNNNNNNNNNNNNNNNNNNNNNNNNNNNNNNNNNNNNNNNNNNNNNNNNNNNNNNNNNNNNNNNNNNNNNNNNNNNNNNNNNNNNNNNNNNNNNNNNNNNNNNNNNNNNNNNNNNNNNNNNNNNNNNNNNNNNNNNNNNNNNNNNNNNNNNNNNNNNNNNNNNNNNNNNNNNNNNNNNNNNNNNNNNNNNNNNNNNNNNNNNNNNNNNNNNNNNNNNNNNNNNNNAGAGGGCTCTGCCGACAGCGATCATCGCGTGAGGCCCGGACCGAGGACCCtcgaccggggaccgtcgctggaggccccggtccggggatcgtcgctggaggccacGGACAGTGGCCGTCGTTTGGAGGCCACGGACAGTGCCCGCGTTGGAGGCCCGGAcagtggcccgtcgttggaggctccggacagtGGCCCGtcttggaggctccggactgtgggcccgtcgttggaggctccgactgtggcccgtcgttggaggctccggactgtggcccgtcgtaggaggttcggACTGTggccgtcgccggaagctccggactgggtactgtcgccgaagctctggactatggaagcgcactggaggcctgatgcgggtgcaggaactggtggtactgggctgaggacacgcacctcagggcgagtgtgggAGGAGGAACAgaacgtactggactctggaagcgcactggaagcctggtgcgtggtgctggaactTGGTGGTacccgggctgaggacacgcacctcgggcgagtgcgggagcaggaacaggacacacTGGCCTGGAGACGTATTGGAGATCTGGAACGTAGAACTGGCTCAATGcgtctggctggatgcccattctagcccggcaaatgcgaggagctggaatagatcGCAATGCGAACTGAGACACCCGTGCGCatttctgcataacacggtgcctgaccagtcaacGCTCCCCATGGTAAGCACGAGAGTTGGAGACATGAGCCAACTCGACTTAGCCAATCTCCTCATGTGCtcccatttgtttttttattggggctgcctctcgtgcttgccttGTTTATATTTCTCTTCATAACATCGCCGTTCGCTTTTGCTGCTCAATTTCCTCCTTCGGAAGGCGATATTCCCATTcttgtccagggtcctgctccatccagtatctcctcccaggtccatttccCATTAAACGCTATCCtccttttcacgctgcttggcCTTTTATGGTGGGTTCGTTCTGTCACGGTACATTGTAAGGAGGataccaaggcgcagcgtgatatgaatacattcttcttttaatgaagaaaaaacactaaacaaactaacaaagtaacaaaacgaatgtgaagctatataaaacgagtgctgacagggcAACTACACATTGACAAGAACCaccaaaccaaaagggaaaatggcaacctaaatatcaaatcaaatcaaatcaaatcaaatttttattagtcacatacacatggtttagcagatgttaatcgagttgtagcgaaatgcttgtgttctagttccgacaatgcagtataaccaacagtaatctaacctaacaattcacaactctacccttacacacacacacaagtgtaaagggataaagaatgatgtacataagatatatgaatgagtggtggtaagaacggcatggcagatgcagtagatgtattagagtacggtatatacatatgagatggagtactgtaggtatgtaaacataaagtggcatagtttaaagtggtagGTACATGTAttaataaagatggcaagatgcagtagatgatatagatacAGATATACATATAGAtaatggtaatgtagggtatgtaacattgtattaagtggcattgttaaaagtgtggctagtggtacattttttcataatttccatcaattcccatttttaaagtggctggagttgagtcagtatttttggcagcggccgcttaaatgttagtggtggctgttttaacagtctgatgggccTTGAGAtaaagaagctgtttttttcagtctctcggtccctgctttgatgcaacctgtactgacctcggccttctggatgatagcggggtgaacaggcagtggcttgggtggttgttgtccttgatgatctttatggccttcctgtgacatcggtggtgtaggtgtcctggaggcaggtagtttgccctggtgaatGCGGTCTGCAGCCTCGAAcacccccctctggagagccttacggttgtgggcggagcagttgccgtaccaggcggtgatacagcccgacaggatgctctcgttgtgcatctgtagaagtttgtgagtgcttttggtgacaaagccgaatttcttcagcctcctgaggttgaagaggcgctgctgcgccttcttcacaacgctgtctgtgtgggtgggaccaattcagtttgtccgtgatgtgtacaccgaggaacttaaaaactttccaccttctccactactgacccgtcgatgtggatagggggtgctccctctgctgtttctgaagtccacaatcatctctctttgttttgttgacgttgagtgtgaggttattttcctgacaccacactccgagggccctcacctcctccctgtaggcgtctcgtcgttgttgtaatcaagcctaccactgtattgtcatccgcaaacttgatattgagttggaggcgtgcatggccacgcagtcgtgggtgaacagggagtacaggagagggctcagaaccacccttgggggccccagtgttgaggatcagcggggtgggagatgttgttacctacctcaccacctgggggcggccgtcaggaagtccaggacccagttgcacagggcgggggtcgagacccagggtctcgagtcttgatgacgagtttggagggtactatggtgttaaatgctgagctgtaatcgatgaacagcattctcacatggtattcctcttgtccgagtgggttagggcagtgtgcagtgtggtttgcgattgcgtcgtctgtggacctattgggtggtagcaaattggagggggtctagggtgtcggtagggtggaggtgatatggtccttgactagtctctcaaagcacttcatgatgacggaagtgacgGCTAGGGGCGTAGTTCGTTTAggtgatccccaatcagagacaacgataaacagctgcctctgattgggaaccaattcaggccaccatagacctacatatacctagacataccaaaacccatagatatacaaaaaaccctagacaatacaaaaacaagcatacccaccctcatcacaccctgacctaaccaaaataataaagaaaacatagataactaaggtcagggcgtgacactggttACATTTCAATCACAAAAATCACTGAGCCAGCTTTGATggcccaataaaaaaaaacagtaagTTTCTGCCAGCCAAtgggataattccagtgcagtacatgtgtagagggataattccagtacagtacatgtgtagagggataattccagtgcagtacatgtgtagaaggataattccagtgcagtacatgtctagagggtgtagagggataattccagtgcagtacatgtgtagagggataattccagtgcagtacatgtgtagagggtgtagagggataattccagtgcagtacatgtgtagagggataattccagtgcagtatatgtgtagagggataattccagtgcagtacatgtgtagagggataattacagtgcagtacatgtgtaagGGGATAATTCTAGTGCTGTACATGTGTAaagggataattccagtgcacCGGTTATTGACTGGAGACTTAAAATGCTGAAAACAGGTCTCTAGCggtatgacaacaacatggctgctgGTTAAagaagagattgagggagagagagagagggaaccatatgctgaaaacaggtccctagtggaatgacaacaacatggctgctgGTTAAAGAGGYgagggagagagagaggtaaccatATTCATTGCACATGGATCGTAAGAAATCCTGAATGTATTGAAATGTCTGGGCTCACAGAGGATGTGTTAATttataacccatcatttatacctgttagttcataacccatcatttatacctgttagttcataacccatcatttatacctgttcgttcataacccatcatttatacctgttagttcataaagctgacacctttcacagaaaGTTACAAGATTGTCCATTGAAACATTTTGACAATTAATCATTGCtacattaaggcctgattggtggagtgctgcagagatggttgtccttctagaaggttctccatctccacagaggaactctggagctctgtcgagtgaacatcgggttcttgttcacctccctgaccaaggcccttctcccgattgctcagtttggtgggcggccaactctaggaagagtcttggtggttccaaacttcttccatttaagaatgatggagacaactttgttcttggggaccttcaatgctgcagacattttttgtacctttccccagatctgtgctcgacacaattctgtctctgagctctacggacaattctttgggactcatggcttggtttttgctctgacatgcactgtcaactgtgggaccttccaaataatttccaatcaattgaatttaccacaagtgagctccaatcaagttgtagaaacatctcaaggttgatcaatggaatcaggatgcatctgagctcaattttgagtctcatatcaaaaggtctgaatacctaagtaaatacatttgcaaaactctctaaaaacctgttttcactttgtcattatgggtattgtgtgtagattgatgagggggYAAAAAATcaaaaggctgtaaagtaacaaaatgtggaaaatgtgaaagggtctgaatactttactttTCTACCGCAGTTTTGTACacgatcaaatcaaagtttatacaCAGTCACGTGATACGTGGTATAGAAAAGTCCAATCTTAGGAGAGTACATGGGAGGCACTATACTGTGTGTCTGCAAGTGTCTATCTGGTCAAAGCCACTGATACAGGTGTCCCTCCACCCTCTGGTGGGATGGATCATGTCTACAGAGAAACCTATGTTCaaatacttagatttgtgtgtattgggtatatgttgtgaaattgttagatattacttgttagatattactgcactgtcggagctagaaacacaagcatttcgctacacccgcaataatatcttctaaacatgtgtatgtgaccaataaaatgtgatttgatttgaaataaacgtCCTATTTATCAAAGGTGCTGTGGGCTGGGGTCAAAATTACTCCAAAGGATTTGaatttgttaaaagtacattttgatacagaaacactaaacCGTGATTTAGATTTACTAACGACaagttgattgacaaagtcatgaaAAATTGAATAGAATTGAGTAAACCACATTTTTGGCTATGATAAAAGATCTGACatggatcattttgaccccagaggCATAAGTATGGTTCAATGAAAATATGTTGTGGGTGTAAAGTTTGTTTTCATTTTTCAGTCATTAAACACGAATCAATCAACACATGCTTCTCTTTGAACGACTTAATATAATATTAAacttttatgaaataaatgaaaaataaacgtTTGGTTTCTCAACTGCGttgcccactccagtcagcagatggcgatgtgcgtcttttaggttcaggcgatgctgccagtgtgacgtataatctagtggacgggacgcttCTTSAACAACAGCTAGTCAGACACCTCGGTAGCTTTCTAGCAAACATAGCTACAACATTCACGCTCTTTACACTGTTTTGGTGTATATTAGTCGATGTGTATTAAACACACTTCTGTCGTATGTACTTGTTGGCCCATTTAATGATATATTTACGTTGTTTGTCAGCTAGCTGGTTTGCTAAGTTAGCTTAGAACTAGGCTAgtcgctaatgctagctagctaacatcaccgaccatgagttcactaagctactctcctcctgATAAAGAAGatgaggtctgctggacggagaaagaatctcttgtgaaagaggaggatgttacagaacaaaaacaagtagagggtgaggctgttacagtgaaagaagaagagaaatacgtttcagtgaaagaagcgGGAGatgcgttcagagtgaaagaggaggctgttacagtaaaagcagaggaagagaaagaggaggttgcagtttttggagtgaaggagggagagataactgtcgtgaaagaggaggaggaagaggaggctgttacaatacaaaaacaagtagaggttgaggctgttaccgtgaaagaagaagagaaagactcgttcagagtgaaagaggaggStgttacaatacaaaaacaagtagagggtgaggctgttactgtgaaagaagaagagaaagacgttaaagtgaaagaagaggaagactcgttcagagtgaaagaggaggaggaggatgttactgtaaaagaagaggaggatgcagtttatggagtgaaagaggaggagggggagatgactgCCACATcaaaaaaggaggaggaagaagcggaggaaactggatatctgggcccggtttcccaaaggcATCTTAAGGCATCCAATGGTTCTAACGGTGAATTTAGCCATAAGATGGTTTTGAGAAACCGTTCCCTGATtaacactagtaagtactgtcttaaaaacagaggcacaaactcttcagttgtagaactgatgtttggtgttaaaggggaaatctgaaaTAGCTACATCCAGATTTagacttttaaattatttatttatagccattgattcttgaaaaatataacacatgcctcatgagcttagttcaactgttgtacaccatcagaaccccaaataagMTTTTTTTATTCCAATGTTTATTCCAATGTAAATcagcactgtatagcctcaagacagctttgttaatgtttcaactgcagattgatTGATGTGGCTTTTTTAAAGGGACAACCTAGGTtttaaacagcaacaaaatggctgcccagagacttggtttggtaaacagctgagggatgggggctggagaagtgtaaccactctcaaattcctaTTTGTATCCTATTCCTAAGCAACCGTAACCCAAAACCTAGGGACCTCGTCAAGAAGTTCAGACATCTTACCTACATTAAATTACATCGATGAATTGGTTTGAAATKTTTTTTTTAAACCCTTCTCAAAGTTGGTGTCTTGACGGATTAGTAAAAACGGTTTATCTTAAAACACTATTTAAATttgttttaaattgaacctttatttaactcagcTAAGAACAAATKattttttacaatgatggcctaccccgtccaaaccGGGACgaccccctatgggactcccaatcatggccggctgtgatacagtctggactcgaaccagggttACTTGAACCAGGGTGACACACAAATTACTCGAGGGAGCCAGTCATCAATAGGTACAACYCCTGTTTGGCATCGCCCCTTCCTGGGTTGGTGAWGGGCGGTATAAAATTTTATGCATGAATCCGAGGctcatcacctgtggaaggcggggcttccatGAATCCGTGGGCTTCCATGAATCATGAATCCGAGCctcatcacctgtggaaggcggggcttccagtGAGGTGTGgatttaatagtatgttgtacctagtttcgctccttcagggaacagtagttatagtcataacgttaagcttgtcatatgatgaacttcaacttaaatactgGATCTTGCTGTtggacagtttttttgttttcagATCTCTGAAATGCACTCTAACTACGTAACACTTAGTGTCTCCTTATATTAcgctgggaaaacagttttcGTGGGCACAGAAATCCTAAATAATTTCAGTTTGCTAAATCCAATGGTTCTAAGCGAGAGTCACCTTAACTTTACAgacaacacccaaatggatactgtcattaacgtggttcttcaataattacacataattcttaatactgtagctgttcagttacagtcacatgttcaactatcatcagctgatcTAGGAAAtaattttctgaatgacagtcaaatGACAAACATCACGACATGCAAAAACAACTaaagtgcttcttcattcattactctggtaaagacagttatgccgtgctccacgttggatccaacatcccaaacaaattgatgtttataatgtgttattgtctgcttgatttacaggaGCGTCTCGTTACTCTTTGCGCACAGAGATACTTAGCTCATAATGCGTAGAGAACTAttccttgatggataggctattgtaGAACATACAGAGCCATTTGCCTTTATTcaggacatttagaatgacaaCACATTATAGAGTAGCCTAGTTGGATTATTCACAAAATTATCTGGTGATCAGGTTATGAAATGTCATGACAAAGACATTTTAGTTTCCATGTTTCACCTGaaatattaaattatatatagtcctaggtctatgttattgttaggtgaagttatgggtcctacagtaggtctatgttattgttaggtgaagttatgggtcctacagtaggtctatgtttttgttaggtgaagttatgggtcttacagtaggtctatgttgttgttaggtgaaatCCTAAATAATGGGTCCTACAGTAgatctatgttgttgttaggtgaagttatgggtcctacagtaggtctatgttgttgttaggtgaagttattggtcctacagtaggtctatgttgttgttcagtgatgttatgggtcctacagtaggtctatgttgtgtTCGGTGGTTGTTATGGGTTTACAGTAGGTCCTATGTTATTTTAGGTGAAGTtttgggtcctacagtaggtctatgtgtttgttaggtgaagttatgggtccaaCAGTAGGTCTATGTGTTGGGTGAAGTTATGGTCTACAGTAGTTCTGTGTTATGCtagtgaagttatgggtcctacagtaggtatACGTTGTTGTTCAGTGatgttatgggtcctacagtaggtctatgttgtgtTCGGTGTGTTATGggttcctacagtaggtctatgttattttAAGGTGAGTTTGGTCCCTACAGTAGTCTATGTGTTTGTTtaaggtgaagttatgggtccacagtaggtctatgttgttggtGAAGTTATGGATCTACAGTAGTTCTGTGTATgctaggtgaagttatgggtcctacagtaggtatACGTGTTTGTTAGTGATGTTAATGGGTCCCACAGTAGGTCTATGTGGTTGTTCGGTGTTGTTATGGgttctacagtaggtctatgttttcTTAGGTGAAGTcttgggtcctacagtaggtctatgttttgttaggtgaagttatgggtccaacagtaggtctatgttgttgggTGAAGTTATGGATCTACAGTAGTTCTGTGTTATTGCTAGGTGAAGTtatggtcctacagtaggtctatgttgttgttaggtgaagttatgggtcctacagtagatTTTATGTTGTTATTAGGTGGAAAGTTAGTGGGTCCTACAGTAAGTAtatgttaggtgaagttatgggtcctacagtaggtctatgttgttgttaggtgaagttattgGTCCTagagtaggtctatgttgttgttaggtgaagttatttGTCCTATGTTGTTCGGTGATGTTATGGGTCCTACACTAGGTCTATTTGGTTGTTCATTgttgttatgggtcctacagtaggtctatgttgttgttaggtgaagttatgggtcctacagtaggtatatgttgttgttaggtgaagttatatgtcctacagtaggtctatgttgttgttaggtgaagttatgggtcccaCAGTAGgtttatgttgttgttaggtgaagttatgggtcctacagttggtgtatgttgtttgatgaagatatgggtcctacagtaggttcATGTTGTTAGTTGAAGTTATGGGTTATACAGTACGTCTGTGTTATTGCTAGGTGAAGTTGTGGgttctacagtaggtctatgttgtcaGGCTGATGGCAAAGCTAGCCAAATAGCATTTTTCTAGTTGAAGTGTTTAACTATAAATCAGTTG
Protein-coding regions in this window:
- the LOC139029400 gene encoding zinc finger protein 22-like, encoding MSSLSYSPPDKEDEVCWTEKESLGEITVVKEEEEEEAVTIQKQVEVEAVTVKEEEKDSFRVKEEXVTIQKQVEGEAVTVKEEEKDVKVKEEEDSFRVKEEEEDVTVKEEEDAVYGVKEEEGEMTATSKKEEEEAEETGYLGPVSQRHLKASNGSNGEFSHKMVLRNRSLINTRERRDSRGSSGEPQQHHDAEEAEKSLSRSEHLKKHLQRSTGKRTHCCSDCGKRFTSLGIKIHQRIHTGEKPYSCDQCGKSFITSNNLTRHKKTHTGEKPYSCDQCGKSFTESSSLTNHQRSHTGKKYYGCDQCGKSFVRSGHLTIHQRSHTGINLMA